A genomic window from Bifidobacteriaceae bacterium includes:
- a CDS encoding DUF2304 domain-containing protein: MVIKIVLIAAVVALALALARGHGQRRQALRRLGLLAFAAVAVASIVQPDMLTGLARRVGVGRGADLLLYALIVVFFSYVSTRYVRDQRTLRQLTALARRIALIEAPPPRPEAEPLPNTANSNASAAAAPDPAGGSAPGTGAAESAAGPSGAETVAGSAAGGGATDSAAGSAPDADAGAAKSAAGPPAPETVAGSAGVSTPGTGAAKSAPDPSAGGGAGGGRTASERASG, encoded by the coding sequence ATGGTCATCAAGATTGTCCTGATAGCGGCGGTGGTGGCGCTGGCGCTGGCGTTGGCGCGGGGCCACGGCCAGCGGCGCCAGGCGCTCAGGCGCCTGGGCCTGTTGGCGTTTGCGGCGGTGGCGGTCGCCTCGATTGTGCAGCCTGACATGCTGACGGGCTTGGCCCGCAGGGTGGGCGTCGGCCGCGGCGCGGACCTGCTGCTGTACGCCTTGATCGTGGTCTTCTTCTCTTACGTCTCAACCCGCTACGTCCGCGACCAGCGGACTTTGCGCCAGTTGACGGCGCTTGCGCGCCGGATCGCGCTGATCGAGGCCCCGCCCCCGCGTCCGGAGGCGGAACCTCTGCCAAACACCGCGAACTCGAACGCGAGCGCGGCGGCGGCGCCAGACCCCGCCGGGGGTTCGGCGCCGGGCACCGGCGCGGCCGAAAGCGCGGCAGGCCCGTCTGGCGCCGAGACGGTGGCGGGCTCCGCTGCGGGCGGGGGCGCGACAGACTCCGCCGCAGGTTCGGCGCCGGACGCCGACGCCGGCGCGGCCAAGAGCGCGGCAGGTCCGCCCGCCCCCGAAACGGTGGCAGGCTCCGCCGGGGTTTCGACGCCGGGCACCGGCGCGGCTAAGAGTGCGCCAGACCCGTCTGCGGGCGGGGGCGCGGGGGGCGGCCGGACGGCGTCGGAGCGGGCAAGCGGTTGA
- a CDS encoding HAMP domain-containing histidine kinase — protein MAKRLAVERQFASDASHQLRTPLTALAMRLEEIEYLTTQEDVKEEARISLEQIERLASTIDELLGRTKSGSGSPRRWLRLAEVLQQQQEEWLPIFAEADRSLVVQSDESLTVTASPGTLSQVIATLLENALTHGAGVTTLRGRRVQGGVAIEVEDEGEGVSAELAPKIFERSFSTGGSTGLGLAVARDLVAAEGGRLELSKRRPPVFTVFLSSSR, from the coding sequence ATGGCCAAGCGGCTGGCGGTGGAGCGGCAGTTCGCCTCCGACGCGTCGCACCAGCTCCGCACGCCTTTGACCGCCCTGGCCATGCGGTTGGAGGAGATCGAGTACCTGACCACCCAGGAGGACGTGAAGGAGGAGGCACGGATCTCGCTGGAGCAGATCGAGCGCCTGGCCTCCACGATTGACGAGCTGTTGGGGCGGACCAAGTCCGGCTCCGGTTCGCCCCGGCGCTGGCTGCGGCTCGCGGAGGTGCTCCAGCAGCAGCAAGAGGAATGGCTCCCGATCTTCGCCGAGGCGGACCGGTCCCTGGTGGTCCAGAGCGACGAGTCGCTCACGGTCACGGCCTCACCGGGGACGCTCTCCCAGGTGATCGCCACCTTGTTGGAGAACGCCCTGACGCATGGCGCGGGGGTCACCACCTTGCGCGGGCGCCGCGTCCAGGGCGGCGTGGCGATCGAGGTGGAGGACGAGGGCGAGGGCGTGAGCGCCGAATTGGCGCCCAAGATCTTCGAGCGGTCCTTCTCCACCGGCGGCTCCACCGGATTGGGCTTGGCGGTGGCGCGGGACCTGGTCGCGGCCGAGGGCGGCCGCCTGGAGTTGAGCAAACGCCGGCCGCCGGTGTTCACGGTCTTCCTGTCCTCCTCCCGCTGA
- the gatC gene encoding Asp-tRNA(Asn)/Glu-tRNA(Gln) amidotransferase subunit GatC, with the protein MPAISRAEVARVAALARISLADDELDHFASQLDSIVEAVRTVSEAAGGDVPATSHPIPLANVFRPDVVHPSLSVEEALQSAPAREADQFKVPQILGEEP; encoded by the coding sequence ATGCCTGCTATCTCACGCGCCGAAGTGGCGCGCGTGGCCGCGCTCGCCCGCATTTCGCTGGCGGACGACGAGCTAGACCACTTCGCCAGCCAACTCGACTCCATTGTCGAGGCCGTGCGCACGGTCAGCGAAGCCGCCGGCGGCGACGTGCCGGCCACCTCCCACCCGATCCCGCTGGCCAACGTCTTCCGCCCGGACGTGGTGCACCCCTCGCTGAGCGTCGAGGAGGCCCTCCAGTCCGCGCCCGCCCGCGAGGCCGACCAGTTCAAGGTCCCGCAAATCCTGGGGGAGGAGCCGTGA
- the purE gene encoding 5-(carboxyamino)imidazole ribonucleotide mutase, whose translation MNNPIRVGIVMGSDSDWPVMKAAAEALAGLGIGYEVNVISAHRLPDQTIGYGREAAGRGLKVIIAGAGGAAALPGMFAAVTELPVIGVPVALKVLDGLDSLLSIAQMPAGVPVATVAIGGAKNAGLLAGRIIAAGDGPEAAAARTALKQFQAAQAAEVQAKAERLRAQL comes from the coding sequence GTGAACAACCCTATTCGCGTCGGCATTGTCATGGGCTCTGATTCCGATTGGCCCGTCATGAAAGCGGCGGCGGAGGCGCTGGCCGGGCTCGGCATTGGCTATGAGGTGAACGTGATCTCGGCTCACCGCCTGCCGGACCAGACCATCGGCTACGGCCGCGAGGCGGCCGGCCGCGGGCTCAAGGTGATCATCGCGGGGGCGGGCGGCGCGGCGGCGCTGCCCGGCATGTTCGCGGCGGTCACCGAGTTGCCGGTGATCGGCGTCCCGGTGGCCCTGAAGGTGCTGGACGGCTTGGACTCGCTGCTGTCGATAGCCCAGATGCCCGCCGGGGTCCCGGTCGCCACGGTGGCGATCGGGGGGGCCAAGAACGCGGGCTTGCTGGCCGGGCGGATAATCGCCGCCGGTGACGGCCCCGAGGCCGCCGCCGCCCGGACCGCGTTGAAACAGTTCCAGGCGGCCCAGGCGGCCGAGGTCCAGGCCAAGGCCGAGCGCCTGCGCGCGCAACTCTGA
- a CDS encoding GtrA family protein — MSLIGRLDAWEAKVGGRLPKLARRAYEAGKFGAVGAAAWVVDNGVFLLLTQGPCKLMAGIPVRASVIGNLVATGFSYIGNRYWTFSGKRAKMPAKELAAFVIANIVGIVITTACLYFSRWVLDFHGAGPDTLARNIGIVLGTIFRYLAYKFWVFKAEPTK; from the coding sequence GTGAGTTTGATCGGACGCCTGGACGCCTGGGAGGCGAAGGTGGGCGGCCGGTTGCCCAAACTGGCGCGGCGCGCTTACGAGGCGGGCAAGTTCGGGGCGGTCGGAGCTGCCGCCTGGGTGGTGGACAACGGCGTTTTCCTGCTGCTCACCCAGGGCCCGTGCAAGCTCATGGCGGGCATCCCCGTCCGGGCGTCCGTGATCGGCAACCTGGTGGCGACGGGGTTCTCCTATATCGGCAACCGCTACTGGACCTTTTCCGGCAAGCGGGCCAAGATGCCCGCCAAAGAGCTGGCCGCGTTCGTGATCGCGAACATAGTGGGCATTGTCATCACCACCGCCTGCCTGTACTTTTCGCGGTGGGTGCTGGACTTCCACGGGGCCGGGCCGGACACCTTGGCCCGGAACATCGGGATTGTGCTCGGCACCATCTTCCGGTACCTGGCGTACAAGTTCTGGGTGTTCAAGGCGGAGCCGACCAAGTAG
- the gatA gene encoding Asp-tRNA(Asn)/Glu-tRNA(Gln) amidotransferase subunit GatA: protein MARLLASREVSSVELAQAHLNRIEAVDGAVHAFLRTLPEAALAEAKAADAARAAGEDLPELAGVPIAVKDVLATKGLTTTCGSRILQNWVPAYDATVVRKLREARLPVLGKTNMDEFAMGSSTEHSAYGPTHNPWDLDRIPGGSGGGSAAAVGAFEAPLALGSDTGGSIRQPAAVTGTVGVKPTYGAVSRYGLVAMASSLDQVGPVARNVLDTALLHAVIAGHDPKDMTSLNEPVAPVVSAARLGLAGEVKGLRVGIVQELGGRGYQPGVTKRFGEALELLTGLGATVQEISCPSFRYALPAYYLIMPSEASSNLARFDSIRYGLRVEPKSGPVTAESVMGATREAGFGPEVKRRIILGTYALSAGYYDAYYGSAQKVRTLIQRDFENAWEDVDVLVSPTSPTTAFKLGEKLEDPLAMYLADVATIPANLAGVPGISVPCGLAEDGLPVGFQVLAPARADAFLYQVAGALEAALEDKWGGALLDRAPAIPEGARK, encoded by the coding sequence ATGGCGCGCCTGCTCGCCAGCCGCGAGGTCTCCTCCGTGGAGCTCGCCCAGGCGCATTTGAACCGGATCGAAGCCGTGGACGGCGCCGTCCACGCCTTCCTCCGCACCCTGCCGGAAGCCGCGTTGGCCGAGGCCAAAGCCGCCGATGCCGCCCGCGCCGCCGGGGAGGACCTCCCCGAGTTGGCGGGGGTGCCGATAGCGGTCAAGGACGTGCTCGCGACCAAGGGCCTGACGACCACCTGCGGGTCGAGGATCCTCCAGAACTGGGTTCCCGCCTATGACGCCACCGTGGTCCGCAAGCTCCGCGAGGCCCGGCTGCCGGTGCTCGGAAAGACGAACATGGACGAGTTCGCCATGGGCTCCTCGACCGAGCACTCGGCCTACGGCCCAACCCACAACCCCTGGGACCTGGACCGCATTCCCGGCGGGTCCGGCGGAGGTTCGGCCGCGGCGGTGGGCGCTTTCGAGGCCCCCTTGGCGCTTGGGTCTGACACGGGCGGGTCGATCCGCCAGCCGGCGGCCGTCACCGGCACCGTGGGCGTCAAGCCGACCTACGGCGCGGTCAGCCGCTACGGCCTGGTGGCCATGGCGTCCTCCCTGGACCAGGTGGGGCCGGTGGCGCGGAACGTGCTGGACACGGCCCTGCTGCACGCCGTCATAGCCGGCCACGACCCGAAGGACATGACGTCCCTGAACGAGCCGGTGGCGCCGGTTGTCAGCGCGGCCCGGCTGGGACTGGCGGGGGAGGTAAAGGGGTTGCGGGTCGGCATCGTGCAAGAACTGGGCGGCCGCGGCTACCAACCGGGCGTGACCAAGCGGTTCGGGGAGGCGCTGGAACTGCTGACGGGGCTGGGCGCCACGGTGCAGGAGATCTCCTGCCCGTCCTTCCGCTACGCTCTGCCGGCGTATTACCTGATCATGCCCTCGGAGGCGTCCTCCAACCTGGCGCGGTTCGACTCGATCCGCTACGGCCTGCGCGTGGAGCCCAAGTCCGGGCCCGTGACGGCCGAGTCGGTGATGGGCGCCACGCGCGAGGCGGGCTTCGGGCCGGAAGTCAAACGGCGGATCATTCTGGGGACCTACGCCCTTTCGGCGGGTTACTACGACGCGTACTACGGCAGCGCGCAGAAGGTCCGCACGTTGATCCAGCGGGACTTCGAAAACGCGTGGGAGGACGTGGACGTGCTGGTCAGCCCCACTTCTCCGACCACCGCGTTCAAACTGGGGGAGAAGCTGGAGGACCCGCTCGCCATGTACCTGGCGGACGTCGCCACCATCCCCGCGAACCTGGCGGGCGTGCCCGGCATCTCGGTGCCGTGCGGGCTGGCCGAGGACGGGTTGCCGGTCGGCTTCCAGGTTTTGGCCCCCGCCCGCGCGGACGCCTTCCTGTACCAGGTGGCGGGCGCGCTGGAGGCGGCGCTGGAGGACAAATGGGGCGGGGCGCTGCTGGACCGGGCGCCCGCCATCCCGGAAGGTGCGCGCAAATGA
- a CDS encoding sigma-70 family RNA polymerase sigma factor, which yields MLTATAPAAQATQPAPTDDAAPAPFLDRSSWAEIAERHYPVVYRVAYRLTGNTPDAEDLAQETFLRVFRALESYRPEGSFEGWLHRITTNLFLDAKRRETRMRFESLGEEAGDVVDSGSTPERVVESMTLDERLNEALSQLSPDLRRALVMCDVEGRSYQEIADALGVRLGTVRSRLHRARAQARLAMAG from the coding sequence ATGCTAACCGCAACCGCACCGGCTGCTCAGGCGACGCAGCCTGCCCCGACGGACGACGCAGCCCCGGCGCCGTTCCTCGACCGGTCGTCTTGGGCCGAAATCGCCGAGCGCCACTACCCGGTGGTCTACCGGGTCGCCTACCGTTTGACGGGCAACACGCCCGATGCCGAAGACTTGGCCCAGGAGACCTTCTTGCGCGTGTTCCGCGCTTTGGAAAGCTACCGCCCGGAGGGCAGCTTTGAAGGCTGGCTGCACCGGATCACCACCAACTTGTTCTTGGACGCGAAGAGACGCGAGACGCGGATGCGTTTTGAGTCCTTGGGGGAGGAGGCCGGGGACGTGGTCGACTCGGGCTCGACGCCCGAGCGGGTCGTCGAGTCGATGACCTTGGATGAACGCCTCAACGAGGCGTTGTCGCAGCTCAGCCCCGATTTGCGGAGGGCTTTGGTGATGTGCGACGTGGAGGGCAGGAGCTATCAGGAGATCGCGGACGCGCTGGGAGTGCGTCTTGGTACGGTGCGGTCGCGGCTGCACCGGGCGCGGGCGCAGGCGCGGCTCGCCATGGCGGGCTAG
- a CDS encoding class I SAM-dependent methyltransferase: MGGGVDYVANWVFAEDFIPESEALTHARSRAQELGIAAPSPGAGALLGVVAGALKAAAAVEIGTSAGVGIIYLLSAMPPGGIVTSVDVEAEHQHAAREALREAAIPLSQVRLINSRPAEVLPRLADGAYDLVLLGGNKLDYADRLADAIRLLRPGGVLAIDGALADGRVPDPARRDPVTVTVREVGRELREREDLTVALNAAGDGLILAVKRPRTH, translated from the coding sequence ATGGGTGGAGGCGTCGACTACGTGGCGAACTGGGTTTTCGCCGAGGATTTCATTCCCGAGTCCGAAGCTCTGACGCACGCCCGGTCGCGTGCCCAAGAGTTGGGGATAGCCGCGCCGTCGCCGGGCGCGGGGGCCCTGCTCGGGGTGGTAGCGGGCGCGCTCAAAGCGGCGGCGGCCGTGGAGATCGGCACCAGCGCCGGGGTCGGCATCATCTACCTGCTCAGCGCCATGCCGCCGGGCGGGATTGTCACGTCCGTAGACGTCGAGGCCGAACACCAGCACGCCGCGCGCGAGGCGCTCCGGGAGGCCGCCATCCCGCTCAGCCAGGTGCGCCTGATCAACTCCCGCCCCGCCGAGGTCCTGCCCCGACTGGCTGACGGCGCCTACGACTTGGTGCTGTTGGGCGGCAACAAGCTTGACTACGCCGACCGGCTGGCTGACGCGATCCGGCTGCTGCGTCCCGGCGGCGTCTTGGCGATAGACGGCGCGCTGGCGGACGGCCGCGTCCCGGACCCGGCCCGCCGCGACCCGGTCACGGTCACCGTCCGGGAAGTGGGCCGCGAACTGCGGGAACGCGAAGACTTGACAGTGGCGCTGAACGCCGCCGGGGACGGGTTGATCCTGGCCGTCAAACGTCCCCGCACGCACTGA
- the gatB gene encoding Asp-tRNA(Asn)/Glu-tRNA(Gln) amidotransferase subunit GatB, translating into MSELMAFDQAMERFDPVMGIEIHVELNTKTKMFCACANRFGAPPNTQVCPVCLGLPGAMPAVNHKAVESAIRLGLALNCKIAEHSTFARKNYFYPDLSKDYQISQYEDPIDFDGFLDVELADGAVFRIGIERAHMEEDAAKNTHVGGATGRIQGADYTLVDYNRGGTPLVEIVTKPIEGAGARAPELARAYVAAVRELVIALGVSDARMEQGSIRADVNLSLRPRAATPAEQAQVPFGKRSETKNVNSLRSIERTVRYEVRRQAGLLAAGLPVAQETRHWHEDSESTSPGRSKEQAEDYRYFPEPDLLPIKPSRAWVEELRRTLPEPPAERRKRLQAELGFTDLELRDAVNAGALDLIAASVAAGATPAGARKWWMGELSRAANERGVGLAELPVGPADVAALEGLIRSGRVTDKLARQVLEGVLAGEGSPEEVVAARGLEVVSDDAALAEAIDAALAAQPDVADKIRAGRVQAAGAIVGAVMKATRGQADAARVRDLILAKLTPAES; encoded by the coding sequence ATGAGCGAGTTGATGGCTTTCGACCAGGCGATGGAGCGGTTCGACCCGGTCATGGGGATTGAGATCCACGTGGAGTTGAACACGAAGACCAAGATGTTCTGCGCCTGCGCCAACCGCTTCGGCGCTCCGCCCAACACGCAGGTCTGCCCGGTCTGCCTGGGCCTGCCCGGCGCCATGCCGGCGGTCAACCACAAGGCCGTCGAATCCGCCATCCGGCTGGGCCTGGCGCTGAACTGCAAGATCGCCGAGCACTCCACCTTCGCCCGCAAGAACTATTTCTACCCGGACCTGTCCAAGGACTATCAGATCTCGCAATACGAGGATCCCATCGACTTTGACGGTTTCTTGGACGTCGAACTGGCTGACGGCGCCGTTTTCCGGATTGGGATCGAGCGGGCGCACATGGAGGAGGACGCCGCCAAGAACACGCACGTGGGGGGCGCCACCGGGCGCATCCAGGGGGCTGACTACACCTTGGTGGACTACAACCGGGGCGGGACGCCGCTGGTGGAGATCGTCACCAAGCCGATCGAGGGGGCGGGCGCCCGGGCGCCGGAGTTGGCGCGTGCCTATGTGGCGGCTGTGCGCGAATTGGTCATCGCCTTGGGGGTCTCCGACGCGCGCATGGAGCAGGGCTCCATCCGGGCGGACGTGAACCTGTCGCTGCGGCCGAGGGCGGCCACGCCCGCCGAACAGGCGCAGGTGCCATTCGGGAAGCGGTCGGAGACCAAGAACGTCAACTCGCTGCGCTCCATTGAGAGGACCGTCCGCTACGAGGTCCGCCGCCAGGCGGGGTTGCTAGCGGCCGGGCTGCCCGTGGCCCAGGAGACCAGGCATTGGCACGAGGACAGCGAGTCGACCTCGCCCGGCCGCTCCAAGGAGCAGGCCGAGGACTACCGCTACTTCCCGGAGCCGGACCTCCTGCCGATCAAGCCGTCACGGGCGTGGGTGGAGGAGTTGCGCCGCACGTTGCCGGAGCCGCCGGCCGAGCGCCGGAAGCGGTTGCAAGCCGAGTTGGGTTTCACCGACTTGGAGTTGCGCGATGCCGTCAACGCCGGAGCGCTCGACCTGATAGCCGCGAGCGTGGCGGCGGGAGCCACCCCGGCCGGCGCCCGGAAGTGGTGGATGGGGGAGTTGTCCCGGGCCGCCAACGAGCGCGGGGTCGGCTTGGCCGAGTTGCCGGTGGGCCCTGCCGATGTGGCCGCCTTGGAGGGCCTGATCCGGTCGGGTCGCGTCACCGACAAGCTGGCGCGCCAGGTCCTGGAAGGGGTTCTGGCGGGCGAGGGCTCCCCGGAGGAGGTGGTGGCCGCGCGCGGCCTGGAGGTCGTCTCCGACGACGCGGCGCTGGCGGAGGCCATCGACGCGGCTTTGGCGGCCCAGCCGGACGTGGCGGACAAGATCCGGGCCGGCCGGGTCCAAGCCGCCGGCGCGATTGTGGGCGCGGTGATGAAGGCCACGCGGGGCCAGGCGGACGCGGCCCGCGTCCGCGACCTGATCCTGGCGAAGCTAACCCCGGCCGAAAGCTGA
- a CDS encoding response regulator transcription factor produces the protein MARIQLAEDDSAIADPLARALTREGYDVTVFDNGQAVLEAPESPDLVILDLGLPDMDGLDVARALRSRGPQPPILILTARADEVDLVVGLDAGADDYVTKPFRLAELLARVRALLRRSGAEAGSSDELRAQDVRVEVAAHRAYHGERELHLTAKEFDLLKALVRESGSVVSRESLMREVWGSEPSAGSTKTLDMHVSWLRRKLGDDATSPRYITTIRGMGFRFETAS, from the coding sequence ATGGCGCGCATTCAGTTAGCGGAAGATGACTCGGCCATTGCCGATCCTTTGGCCCGAGCCCTTACCCGCGAAGGCTACGACGTAACCGTCTTCGACAACGGCCAGGCCGTGCTCGAAGCACCAGAAAGCCCCGACCTGGTGATCCTCGATCTTGGGCTCCCCGACATGGACGGCCTTGATGTGGCGAGGGCGCTGCGGTCCAGGGGGCCGCAACCCCCCATCCTCATCCTGACCGCGCGGGCGGACGAGGTGGACCTGGTGGTCGGCCTGGACGCGGGGGCAGATGATTACGTCACCAAGCCATTCCGGCTGGCCGAACTGCTGGCCAGGGTGCGGGCGCTGCTGCGCCGCTCCGGGGCGGAGGCGGGCTCCAGCGACGAGCTGCGGGCCCAAGACGTCCGCGTCGAGGTCGCCGCCCACCGCGCCTACCACGGCGAGCGCGAGCTTCATCTGACCGCCAAGGAATTCGACTTGCTGAAGGCGCTGGTGCGGGAAAGCGGCTCCGTGGTCAGCCGGGAGTCTTTGATGCGCGAGGTGTGGGGCTCCGAACCGTCCGCCGGTTCGACCAAGACCCTGGACATGCACGTCTCCTGGCTTAGGCGGAAGCTGGGCGACGACGCGACCTCGCCGCGCTACATAACCACCATCCGGGGCATGGGATTCCGGTTCGAGACCGCCAGTTGA
- a CDS encoding glycosyltransferase family 2 protein has protein sequence MDGPEFDDLWVVVPVYNEAPVLERTLADLTARFPHVCVVDDASTDPSRLIAEAFFGQGVRLVRHPVNLGQGAALQTGFEYVLGDPLMARVVTFDADGQHLVSDAVQLARRLSEGFDVVLGSRLLGRAPNMGRFKRLVLKAAVAYTNFSTGLKLTDTHNGLRAMSRAAVAAMNLTQPGMAHATEVIERIKQEKLAFTEAGVEIHYSDYSRSKGQSLLNSVNILVDLLVK, from the coding sequence ATGGACGGCCCCGAGTTCGACGACCTGTGGGTGGTGGTGCCGGTCTACAACGAGGCGCCCGTCCTGGAGCGCACGCTCGCGGACCTGACGGCGCGCTTCCCCCACGTGTGCGTGGTGGACGACGCCTCCACCGACCCCTCCCGCCTGATCGCCGAGGCGTTCTTCGGCCAGGGCGTGCGGCTCGTCCGCCATCCCGTCAACTTGGGCCAGGGGGCGGCTCTGCAGACCGGCTTCGAGTACGTTTTGGGCGACCCGCTGATGGCCCGCGTGGTCACCTTTGACGCGGACGGCCAGCACCTGGTGTCCGATGCCGTCCAGCTGGCCCGCCGCCTAAGCGAAGGTTTCGACGTGGTGCTCGGGTCGCGCTTGTTGGGCCGCGCGCCGAACATGGGCCGGTTCAAGCGCCTGGTGTTGAAGGCCGCCGTGGCGTACACAAACTTTTCGACGGGCCTGAAACTGACGGACACCCACAACGGGCTGCGGGCCATGAGCCGCGCCGCGGTCGCGGCCATGAATCTGACCCAGCCGGGCATGGCGCACGCCACCGAGGTGATTGAGCGGATCAAGCAGGAGAAGTTGGCCTTCACGGAGGCCGGGGTGGAGATCCATTACTCGGATTACTCGCGGTCGAAGGGCCAATCGCTGCTCAACTCGGTCAACATCTTGGTCGACTTGTTGGTGAAGTGA